In Callospermophilus lateralis isolate mCalLat2 chromosome 18, mCalLat2.hap1, whole genome shotgun sequence, one DNA window encodes the following:
- the Znf319 gene encoding zinc finger protein 319: MSESWQQPPQTQPQQPQPPQPQHHAEPPPALAEHALPPGTAENPLGCAVYGILLQPDTGLQPPQHAPLQAAGEPGPKCGVCGHDLAHLTSPHEHQCLAGHDRSFQCTQCLKIFHQATDLLEHQCVQAEQKPFVCGVCKMGFSLLTSLAQHHSAHSGLVKCSICEKTYKPAEAAEPATASAPSLPPAAPPPTVAPAEQADKPYSCPICQKPFKHLSELSRHERIHTGEKPYKCTLCDKSFSQSSHLVHHKRTHSSERPYKCAVCEKTFKHRSHLVRHMYAHSGEHHLFRCNVCELHFKESSELLQHPCTPSGERPFRCGECQKAFKRPSDLRQHERTHSAERPFKCDLCPMGFKQQYALMRHRRTHKTEEPFKCGLCEKGFGQPSHLLYHQHVHTLETLFKCPMCQKGFDQSAELLRHKCLPGAAERPFKCPVCNKAYKRASALQKHQLAHCTAAEKPLRCTLCERRFFSSSEFVQHRCDPAREKPLKCPDCEKRFKYASDLQRHRRVHTGEKPYKCPNCDKAFKQREHLNKHQGVHAREQQFKCVWCGERFLDVALLQEHSAQHSAAAAAAEGAYQVAACLP; the protein is encoded by the coding sequence ATGTCGGAAAGCTGGCAGCAGCCGCCTCAGACACAGCCGCAGCAGCCCCAGCCACCCCAACCTCAGCACCATGCTGAGCCCCCACCGGCCCTGGCAGAGCATGCGCTGCCCCCTGGTACTGCTGAGAACCCCCTGGGCTGTGCGGTCTATGGTATCCTCCTGCAGCCAGACACGGGCCTGCAGCCTCCACAACATGCACCCCTGCAGGCAGCCGGGGAGCCAGGACCCAAATGCGGTGTGTGTGGTCACGACCTGGCACACCTGACTAGCCCTCATGAACACCAGTGCCTGGCGGGCCACGACCGCTCATTCCAGTGCACGCAGTGTCTCAAGATCTTCCACCAGGCCACTGACCTGCTGGAGCACCAGTGTGTGCAGGCCGAGCAGAAGCCTTTCGTCTGCGGAGTATGCAAGATGGGCTTTTCCCTGCTCACCTCGCTGGCGCAGCACCACAGCGCGCACAGTGGCCTCGTGAAATGTTCTATCTGTGAGAAAACCTATAAGCCAGCCGAGGCCGCAGAGCCTGCCACTGCCTCTGCCCCATCACTTCCGCCAGCTGCCCCGCCTCCTACTGTCGCCCCTGCAGAACAGGCTGATAAGCCCTATAGCTGTCCCATCTGCCAGAAGCCCTTCAAGCACCTGTCGGAGCTCTCCAGGCATGAGCGGATCCACACAGGTGAGAAGCCGTACAAGTGCACGCTGTGTGACAAGAGTTTTAGCCAATCGTCCCACCTGGTGCACCACAAGCGCACGCACAGCTCCGAGCGGCCCTACAAGTGCGCGGTCTGCGAGAAGACCTTCAAGCACCGCTCTCACCTGGTGCGCCACATGTACGCGCACTCCGGCGAGCACCACCTGTTCCGCTGTAATGTGTGCGAGCTGCACTTCAAGGAGTCCTCGGAGCTGCTGCAGCACCCCTGCACTCCAAGTGGCGAGCGGCCCTTCCGCTGCGGCGAGTGCCAGAAGGCCTTCAAGCGGCCTTCAGACTTGAGGCAGCACGAGCGCACGCACAGTGCGGAGCGTCCCTTCAAGTGCGATCTGTGCCCCATGGGCTTCAAGCAGCAGTATGCGCTGATGCGGCACCGCCGAACGCATAAGACGGAGGAGCCCTTCAAGTGCGGGCTGTGCGAGAAGGGCTTCGGGCAGCCCAGCCATCTGCTCTACCACCAGCACGTGCACACCCTCGAGACTCTCTTCAAGTGCCCCATGTGCCAGAAGGGCTTCGACCAGTCGGCAGAGCTGCTACGGCACAAGTGCCTGCCCGGCGCAGCCGAGCGGCCCTTCAAGTGCCCTGTGTGCAACAAAGCCTACAAGAGGGCGTCGGCCCTGCAGAAGCACCAGCTGGCGCACTGCACCGCAGCCGAGAAGCCCCTGCGCTGCACCCTGTGTGAGCGccgcttcttctcctcctccgagTTTGTGCAGCACCGCTGCGATCCAGCCCGAGAGAAGCCGCTGAAGTGCCCAGACTGTGAGAAGCGCTTCAAATACGCGTCAGACCTGCAGCGGCACCGGCGGGTGCACACGGGCGAGAAGCCCTACAAGTGCCCCAACTGCGACAAGGCCTTCAAGCAGCGCGAGCATCTTAACAAGCACCAGGGTGTCCACGCCCGAGAGCAGCAGTTCAAGTGCGTGTGGTGTGGCGAGCGTTTCCTGGACGTGGCCCTGCTGCAGGAGCACAGTGCACAGCACAGTGCCGCTGCTGCAGCTGCCGAGGGCGCCTACCAGGTGGCCGCCTGCCTACCCTGA
- the Usb1 gene encoding U6 snRNA phosphodiesterase 1 gives MSAGPLVGYSSSGSEDEDEAEAEIEAATEGRTRPGAGGCRRGQSPDPSQRFPVPDSVLNMFPSSEERPEDDSAKHGGRVRTFPHERGNWATHVYLPYEAREEFLELLDLLLPHAQTYVPRLVRMEAFHLSLSQSVVLRHHWILPFVQALKDRMASFQRFFFTANRVKIYTNQEKTRTFVGLEVTSGHAECLDLVSEVDRVMEEFDLTTFYPDPSFHISLAWCVGDARPQLEGQCLQELQEILDEFEDSEMLLRVLTEQVRCKSGNKFFSMPLK, from the exons ATGAGCGCTGGACCCCTGGTGGGCTACAGCAGCAGCGGCTCCGAAGATGAGGACGAGGCTGAGGCTGAGATCGAGGCCGCGACCGAGGGGCGGACCAGGCCCGGGGCTGGGGGCTGTCGTCG TGGCCAGAGTCCTGATCCTAGTCAGAGGTTTCCAGTGCCCGACAGTGTACTGAACATGTTCCCCAGCTCAGAGGAGAGGCCTGAGGATGACAGTGCAAAACATGGGGGACGTGTGCGCACCTTTCCCCATGAGCGAGGCAATTGGGCCACCCATGTCTACCTACCAT ATGAAGCCAGGGAGGAGTTCCTGGAGCTGCTTGATCTGTTGCTACCCCACGCCCAGACTTACGTGCCCCGGCTGGTGAGGATGGAGGCCTTCCACCTCAGCCTGTCTCAGAGTGTGGTTCTGCGTCACCACTGGATCCTCCCTTTCGTGCAGGCTCTGAAAGACCGCATGGCCTCCTTCCAGAG ATTCTTCTTTACTGCCAACCGTGTAAAGATTTATACCAATCAAGAGAAGACCAG GACCTTTGTTGGGCTTGAGGTCACTTCAGGGCATGCCGAGTGCCTGGACCTGGTTTCAGAGGTTGACAGAGTCATGGAGGAATTCGACCTCACCACTTTCTATCCG GACCCTTCATTCCACATCAGTCTGGCCTGGTGTGTGGGTGATGCTCGTCCCCAGCTAGAAGGACAGTGCCTGCAGGAACTACAG GAAATCTTGGATGAGTTTGAGGATTCTGAGATGCTGCTCCGCGTGCTCACCGAGCAGGTGCGCTGCAAGTCTGGGAACAAGTTCTTCTCCATGCCTTTGAAGTGA